In Natronomonas halophila, one DNA window encodes the following:
- a CDS encoding iron-sulfur cluster assembly scaffold protein, producing the protein MGMGSDMYRQQILDHYKNPRNYGEIEDPDIEHVGENPMCGDTIKMFVVLADDDETIEHVSFIGDGCAISQASASMLSSELQGMTLDEVRKMDREDIEDMLGVELSPMRIKCAVLAEKVAQDGIKIHQGEADIDETTTE; encoded by the coding sequence ATGGGTATGGGCTCGGACATGTACCGCCAGCAGATCCTCGATCACTACAAGAACCCCCGTAACTACGGGGAAATCGAGGACCCCGACATCGAGCACGTCGGCGAGAACCCGATGTGCGGCGACACCATCAAGATGTTCGTGGTGCTGGCGGACGACGACGAGACGATAGAGCACGTGAGTTTCATCGGCGACGGCTGTGCCATCAGCCAGGCCTCCGCGAGCATGCTGTCGAGCGAACTGCAGGGTATGACGCTCGACGAGGTCCGGAAGATGGACCGCGAGGACATCGAGGACATGCTGGGCGTCGAACTCAGCCCGATGCGTATCAAATGCGCCGTCCTCGCCGAGAAAGTCGCCCAGGACGGCATCAAAATCCACCAGGGCGAGGCCGACATCGACGAGACGACGACCGAATAG
- a CDS encoding DUF7130 family rubredoxin-like protein — protein MAIEDQQPRVRFGQTVYDDEGNELGQVRNFGDDGFYVTTIEGVSTTTQAESKAGEKTLMWRCMECGEVGEIDDFPDMCPSCGASGESIGYVQED, from the coding sequence ATGGCCATCGAGGACCAACAGCCCCGAGTACGGTTCGGACAGACCGTCTACGACGACGAGGGCAACGAACTGGGACAGGTCCGGAACTTCGGCGACGATGGGTTCTACGTGACGACCATAGAGGGCGTCTCGACAACCACACAGGCCGAAAGCAAGGCCGGCGAGAAGACGCTGATGTGGCGCTGTATGGAGTGCGGTGAAGTCGGAGAAATCGACGATTTCCCCGATATGTGTCCCTCCTGTGGCGCCTCCGGGGAGAGCATCGGCTACGTGCAGGAGGACTGA
- a CDS encoding ketopantoate reductase family protein, whose translation MNVVVFGAGSLGSLLGGLLAREHAVTLVGRDPHMDAVRAEGLRITGAVEETVHPDARTEAPESADLAVVCVKAFDTPEAADALADVDLDYCLSVQNGMGNEEQLADALDAPVLAGTCTYGALTPKPGVVRCTGIGEVVLGAREGGHSAAADTVGEAFEAANIVTTVAEDMPRRLWEKLAVNAGINATTALARVDNGALLDGDANAVATAAGREVARVARAEGVDLSNAEAERAVERVAEATADNTSSMQQDVLAERRTEVDAIGGYVLERADEHAIDVPVNETMTRLLRAWERGRGLR comes from the coding sequence ATGAACGTCGTCGTTTTCGGCGCCGGCAGTCTCGGGAGCCTGCTCGGCGGCCTGCTCGCCCGCGAACACGCAGTGACACTCGTCGGGCGCGACCCGCACATGGACGCCGTCCGGGCCGAGGGGCTCCGCATCACCGGCGCCGTCGAGGAGACGGTCCATCCCGACGCGCGAACGGAGGCTCCGGAAAGCGCCGACCTCGCTGTCGTCTGCGTGAAAGCCTTCGATACGCCCGAAGCGGCCGACGCACTCGCTGACGTTGACCTCGACTACTGCCTCTCGGTCCAGAATGGCATGGGCAACGAGGAGCAGTTGGCCGACGCCCTCGACGCCCCCGTCCTCGCAGGAACCTGCACCTATGGGGCGCTCACTCCGAAACCCGGCGTCGTCCGCTGTACCGGCATCGGCGAAGTCGTCCTCGGCGCACGAGAAGGCGGCCACTCTGCGGCCGCCGACACGGTCGGCGAGGCCTTCGAAGCAGCCAATATCGTCACCACCGTCGCCGAGGACATGCCGCGGCGCCTCTGGGAGAAACTCGCGGTCAACGCCGGTATCAACGCGACGACGGCGCTGGCCCGCGTCGACAACGGCGCGCTCTTGGACGGCGACGCGAACGCGGTAGCGACAGCGGCGGGCCGGGAAGTCGCCCGCGTCGCCCGCGCGGAGGGAGTCGACCTGTCGAACGCCGAGGCCGAGCGGGCGGTCGAACGCGTCGCCGAGGCGACCGCCGACAACACCTCCTCGATGCAGCAGGACGTACTGGCCGAGCGGCGAACCGAAGTCGACGCCATCGGCGGCTACGTCCTCGAACGGGCCGATGAACACGCTATCGACGTGCCGGTCAACGAGACGATGACGCGACTGTTGCGGGCCTGGGAGAGAGGACGGGGGCTGCGCTGA
- a CDS encoding GNAT family N-acetyltransferase: MNVREATDGDIDAIRGVAERSWEVDYPTILTRETAEEAVAQWYDADSIAEAIAEGRTELLVAERDGAVVGFAHATWNASEDEGYILRLYVHPDHRSRGVGAELLERTRKALSGYGVDRIHAMVLAENEPGNAFYERFGFERADESETQIGEETYQETRYVLEV; encoded by the coding sequence ATGAACGTGCGCGAGGCGACGGATGGTGACATCGACGCTATCAGAGGAGTCGCCGAGCGGTCCTGGGAGGTGGATTATCCGACGATTCTGACCCGAGAGACGGCCGAGGAGGCGGTTGCGCAGTGGTACGACGCCGACAGCATCGCCGAGGCCATCGCCGAGGGGCGGACGGAACTGCTGGTCGCCGAACGCGACGGCGCGGTGGTCGGCTTCGCCCACGCAACCTGGAACGCGAGCGAGGACGAGGGGTACATCCTCCGGCTCTACGTCCACCCGGACCACCGGAGCCGCGGCGTCGGCGCGGAACTGCTCGAACGGACGCGGAAGGCCCTTTCGGGCTACGGCGTCGACCGGATACACGCGATGGTCCTGGCCGAAAACGAGCCCGGAAACGCCTTCTACGAACGGTTCGGATTCGAGCGGGCGGACGAAAGTGAGACGCAAATCGGCGAGGAAACCTATCAGGAAACCCGCTACGTGCTAGAGGTGTGA
- a CDS encoding sulfatase encodes MPADDGRNVLFVVMDTVRKSHLTPYGYDRPTTPGLEDFAEEALVYEQAVAQAPWTLPVHASMFTGRYPSQHTATQEAPYLPDDMGTLAQTLSEAGYATACYSSNAWITPYTRLTAGFEDQDNFFKVLPGDVLSGALASFWQKLTDSRFRGVADRLVEFGNEIHEYLASGEGEASKTPRIVDNTMDFVDDNDDWFAFINLMDAHLPYYPPEEYREEFAPGVDPHAVCQNSKEYNSGARDISDEEFEDIEGLYDAEIRHIDAELERLFDHLKETDQWEDTLVVVCADHGELHGEHGLYGHEFGIYDPLVNVPLMVKHPDVEAGRTDEQVELLDLYDTVLDVTEAGDYTDRVGARSFDSNRSLLTEGRDIEDGEYAFVDYHRPVVELNQLETKAAEAGIELDEDSRFYSRMRAARRPDGKYIRNERIPDEAYRLDSDPGETERVSTDDEVIEEVFAALERFEDRAADEWDAPAAADADEALDHMDEEAKERLQDLGYME; translated from the coding sequence ATGCCCGCTGACGACGGTCGGAACGTGCTCTTCGTGGTAATGGACACGGTTCGCAAGAGCCATCTGACGCCGTACGGCTACGACCGGCCGACGACGCCCGGCCTGGAGGACTTCGCCGAGGAGGCGCTCGTCTACGAACAGGCCGTCGCGCAGGCACCGTGGACGCTGCCGGTCCACGCGTCGATGTTCACCGGCCGCTATCCGTCCCAGCACACCGCCACACAGGAGGCGCCCTACCTTCCCGACGATATGGGCACGCTCGCTCAGACCCTCTCCGAGGCGGGCTATGCAACCGCCTGCTACTCCTCGAACGCGTGGATTACGCCCTACACGCGGCTGACCGCCGGCTTCGAGGACCAGGACAACTTCTTCAAGGTCCTCCCGGGTGACGTCCTCTCCGGCGCGCTGGCCTCGTTCTGGCAGAAACTCACCGATAGCCGCTTCCGCGGGGTCGCCGACCGCCTCGTCGAGTTCGGCAACGAGATCCACGAGTACCTCGCCAGCGGCGAGGGCGAGGCATCGAAAACGCCCCGCATCGTCGACAACACGATGGATTTCGTCGACGACAACGACGACTGGTTCGCCTTTATCAACCTGATGGACGCCCACCTGCCGTACTACCCGCCCGAGGAGTACCGCGAGGAGTTCGCGCCGGGCGTCGACCCCCACGCGGTCTGTCAGAACTCCAAGGAGTACAACTCGGGGGCCCGCGATATCAGCGACGAGGAGTTCGAGGACATCGAGGGCCTCTACGACGCCGAAATCAGACACATCGACGCGGAACTGGAGCGGCTTTTCGACCACCTCAAGGAAACCGACCAGTGGGAGGACACGCTGGTCGTCGTCTGTGCGGACCACGGCGAACTCCACGGCGAACACGGCCTCTACGGCCACGAGTTCGGCATCTACGACCCGCTTGTCAACGTCCCGCTGATGGTCAAACACCCCGACGTCGAGGCGGGCCGCACCGACGAGCAAGTCGAACTGCTGGACCTCTACGACACCGTCCTCGACGTGACGGAAGCGGGCGACTACACCGACCGGGTGGGCGCCCGGAGTTTCGACTCGAACCGCTCGCTGCTGACCGAAGGCCGGGATATCGAGGACGGCGAGTACGCCTTCGTCGACTACCACCGGCCGGTCGTCGAACTCAACCAACTCGAAACCAAGGCCGCCGAGGCCGGCATCGAACTCGATGAGGATTCGCGGTTCTACTCCCGGATGCGCGCGGCCCGTCGCCCCGACGGCAAGTACATCCGAAACGAGCGGATTCCGGACGAAGCCTATCGTCTCGATTCGGACCCCGGCGAAACCGAGCGCGTGAGCACCGACGACGAGGTCATCGAGGAAGTTTTCGCTGCGCTCGAACGCTTCGAAGACCGGGCGGCCGACGAGTGGGACGCTCCGGCCGCCGCCGATGCGGACGAGGCCCTCGACCATATGGACGAGGAAGCCAAAGAGCGCCTACAGGACCTCGGCTACATGGAATAG
- a CDS encoding NifU family protein gives MSTESADADEDLRERISNFLRRNFPQIQMHGGSAAVQNLDREAGEVTIMLGGACSGCGISPMTIQAIKSRMTEEIPEIDTVHADTGMDGGSEGMAGGQMSPSFPGHEGDSDDEADEGPEAPF, from the coding sequence ATGAGTACCGAATCCGCCGACGCCGACGAGGACCTTCGCGAGCGCATCAGCAACTTCCTCCGGCGTAACTTCCCGCAGATTCAGATGCACGGTGGCAGCGCCGCCGTCCAGAACCTCGACCGCGAGGCCGGCGAGGTCACCATCATGCTCGGTGGTGCCTGTTCCGGCTGTGGCATCTCCCCCATGACGATTCAGGCCATCAAGAGCCGGATGACCGAGGAGATCCCCGAGATCGACACCGTCCACGCCGACACCGGCATGGACGGCGGCAGCGAGGGCATGGCCGGCGGCCAGATGTCGCCGTCCTTCCCCGGCCACGAGGGCGACAGCGACGACGAGGCCGACGAAGGCCCCGAAGCCCCGTTCTAA
- a CDS encoding DUF5783 family protein, whose translation MDAETFEEKKFTDFFPQLQQAYKNAFNRVNETYDSTLVHGIDQQILNESEPVYDDEEGFSLELPENPYDRLTGVVTSEEKFEAVLEEYVEEIETELERTFED comes from the coding sequence ATGGACGCCGAAACCTTCGAGGAAAAGAAGTTCACCGACTTCTTCCCACAACTCCAGCAGGCGTACAAGAACGCGTTCAACCGCGTCAACGAGACGTACGATTCGACGCTGGTCCACGGCATCGACCAGCAGATTCTCAACGAGTCCGAGCCAGTCTACGACGACGAGGAGGGGTTCAGTCTGGAGCTTCCGGAGAACCCCTACGACCGACTGACCGGCGTCGTGACGAGCGAAGAGAAGTTCGAAGCGGTTCTCGAGGAGTACGTCGAAGAGATAGAAACGGAACTCGAACGGACCTTCGAGGACTAG
- a CDS encoding deoxyuridine 5'-triphosphate nucleotidohydrolase: protein MYRSGEFVAEHVTPTSEEQVQPNGIDLTLQAVYEQREPGRIGRDGKEVGTRNRRPADPVVEGSSIDEVTEQNDTYYLPPGGYVVQYAEIVSVPEDHIGFIYPRSSLMRNSCMLNTAVWDAGYEGKGEGLLQVHHDIEIETGARIAQFVLAEAEGEDTYDGSYQKENI, encoded by the coding sequence ATGTATCGGAGCGGGGAGTTCGTCGCCGAACACGTCACGCCCACGAGCGAGGAACAGGTCCAGCCCAACGGCATCGATCTGACGCTGCAGGCGGTCTACGAACAGCGCGAACCCGGCCGCATCGGCCGCGACGGCAAGGAAGTCGGTACCCGGAACCGCCGGCCCGCCGACCCCGTCGTCGAAGGGTCATCCATCGACGAAGTGACCGAACAGAACGACACCTACTACCTCCCGCCGGGCGGCTACGTCGTCCAGTACGCCGAAATCGTCTCCGTGCCCGAGGACCACATCGGCTTTATCTACCCCCGGTCGTCGCTGATGCGGAACTCCTGTATGCTCAACACCGCCGTCTGGGACGCCGGCTACGAGGGGAAAGGCGAGGGGCTCCTGCAGGTCCACCACGACATCGAGATCGAGACCGGCGCTCGCATCGCGCAGTTCGTCCTCGCGGAGGCCGAAGGCGAGGACACCTACGACGGGAGCTACCAGAAGGAGAACATCTGA
- a CDS encoding winged helix-turn-helix transcriptional regulator, with translation MSFNNKRRLFALLAAILVVCSFAAVPAAGAGGTSDWSSGLDGSSSSNDTNSTDSQTTESDGDGSSDTNETAESDGDASDESTNSSTTSDGSETTSDGSDDATEHINDTVEDTADTLEDTTESTTDTVEDTTDTLEDTTESTTDTVEGTTDTLALEAAFVNADHIDRTDTTYLKLATDGSLQVDAESDTEPTRTGIHEVAAADADDADAGSDDVAMSTRAANGGQPLPSVPVGAGGIAVSFSLLAGMAALRSTPLVAGGLPSLSSLGTGISTPAILSKLRPFLFPLRYSRYDDSDPLEHEAREEVYEIVNESPGAYLSELSEEAGLPLSTTRHHIKVLEREDLVSGAKLRGKRRFYPAYAEGVELAAALNDEATASIIDAIARLGSASVSDLADDIGRDPSTISHHLQRLEEDGIITREREGRAVMNKLSGEARTALEPDSTPKPDDTGSAVAGGAD, from the coding sequence ATGTCATTTAATAACAAACGCCGGCTGTTCGCGCTGTTGGCCGCGATTCTGGTCGTCTGTTCGTTCGCCGCCGTCCCCGCAGCGGGGGCGGGCGGAACCAGCGACTGGAGCAGCGGCCTGGACGGGTCGAGCAGTTCGAACGACACCAACAGCACCGACTCCCAGACCACAGAGTCGGACGGTGACGGCTCCAGCGACACCAACGAGACGGCCGAGTCGGACGGCGACGCCAGCGACGAATCCACCAATAGCAGTACGACGTCGGACGGTAGCGAGACGACATCCGACGGGAGCGACGACGCGACCGAGCACATCAACGACACCGTCGAGGACACGGCCGACACGCTCGAAGATACGACCGAAAGCACGACCGACACCGTCGAGGATACCACCGACACGCTCGAAGACACGACCGAAAGCACGACCGACACCGTCGAGGGCACCACCGACACGCTCGCGCTTGAGGCGGCCTTCGTGAACGCCGATCACATCGACCGTACCGACACGACCTATCTCAAGCTAGCGACCGACGGCTCGCTACAGGTCGACGCCGAATCCGATACCGAGCCGACGCGGACGGGTATCCACGAAGTCGCCGCCGCCGATGCCGATGATGCCGACGCCGGCAGCGATGACGTCGCGATGTCGACCCGCGCCGCCAACGGTGGCCAGCCGCTGCCGAGCGTGCCGGTCGGTGCCGGCGGCATCGCCGTCAGTTTCAGTCTGCTCGCCGGGATGGCCGCCCTGCGAAGTACGCCGCTGGTCGCCGGCGGGCTCCCCTCCCTGAGTTCCCTCGGGACCGGCATCTCGACGCCAGCCATCCTGAGCAAGCTCCGGCCGTTCCTCTTCCCGCTTCGGTACAGCCGCTACGACGATTCCGACCCGCTCGAACACGAGGCCCGCGAGGAAGTCTACGAAATCGTCAACGAATCGCCGGGCGCGTACCTCTCGGAACTCTCCGAGGAGGCCGGCCTCCCGCTGTCGACGACGCGACACCACATCAAAGTCCTCGAACGAGAAGACCTCGTTTCCGGGGCCAAACTTCGGGGAAAGCGTCGGTTCTACCCCGCCTACGCCGAGGGCGTCGAACTCGCCGCCGCGCTCAACGACGAGGCGACCGCCTCTATCATCGACGCCATCGCCCGCCTCGGGTCGGCCTCCGTCAGCGACCTCGCCGACGACATCGGCCGTGACCCCTCGACCATCAGCCACCACCTCCAGCGACTCGAAGAGGACGGCATCATCACCCGCGAACGCGAGGGGCGTGCGGTCATGAACAAGCTCTCCGGGGAAGCCCGGACGGCGCTGGAACCCGACTCGACGCCCAAGCCTGACGACACCGGCAGCGCGGTCGCGGGCGGCGCCGACTGA
- a CDS encoding FKBP-type peptidyl-prolyl cis-trans isomerase: MTIATGDSVTLEYTGRLDDETVFDTSRESVAEENGLDEAQPDREYTPLTVDVGAEQVIEGMEEGLIGMEAGETTTLTIPPEKAYGERSEENVQEFDADELQEMLGGQTPEEGAYLEAQNGQHGEIIHSGDDVVRVDFNPELAGETLTFDIEIIDVN, encoded by the coding sequence ATGACGATAGCAACTGGCGATTCCGTTACGCTCGAATACACCGGCCGACTGGACGACGAAACCGTCTTCGACACCTCACGCGAATCCGTCGCCGAGGAGAACGGCCTGGACGAGGCCCAGCCCGACCGGGAGTATACTCCGCTGACAGTCGACGTCGGCGCCGAACAGGTCATCGAAGGCATGGAGGAAGGCCTCATCGGCATGGAAGCCGGCGAGACGACCACCCTGACGATTCCGCCCGAGAAGGCCTACGGCGAGCGAAGCGAGGAGAACGTCCAGGAGTTCGACGCCGACGAACTGCAGGAGATGCTCGGCGGCCAGACGCCCGAGGAAGGCGCCTACCTCGAAGCCCAGAACGGCCAGCACGGCGAAATCATCCACTCCGGCGACGACGTCGTTCGCGTAGATTTCAACCCCGAACTCGCCGGCGAAACGCTGACGTTCGATATCGAAATCATCGACGTCAACTAA
- the rpsJ gene encoding 30S ribosomal protein S10 — translation MQQARVRLAGTAPEDLDDITEDVREIADKTGVELSGPVPLPTKTLEIPARKSPDGEGTATWEHWEMRVHKRLIDIDADERALRQLMRIQVPNDVSIEIVLED, via the coding sequence ATGCAGCAGGCACGCGTTCGCCTCGCGGGCACGGCACCCGAGGACCTCGACGACATCACGGAAGACGTCCGCGAAATCGCGGACAAGACCGGCGTCGAGCTGTCGGGTCCGGTTCCGCTGCCGACGAAAACGCTGGAAATCCCCGCACGCAAGTCCCCCGACGGTGAGGGGACCGCGACGTGGGAACACTGGGAGATGCGCGTCCACAAGCGTCTCATCGACATCGACGCCGACGAACGCGCCCTCCGCCAGCTAATGCGGATTCAGGTCCCGAACGACGTCTCCATCGAGATCGTCCTCGAAGACTAA
- the tuf gene encoding translation elongation factor EF-1 subunit alpha, with translation MSDKPHQNLAVIGHVDHGKSTMVGRLLYETGSVPEHVIEQHKEEAEEKGKGGFEFAYVMDNLAEERERGVTIDIAHQEFDTDEYYFTIVDCPGHRDFVKNMITGASQADNAVLVVAADDGVQPQTQEHVFLARTLGIDELIIAVNKMDLVDYDENKYKAVVDEVNELLQQVRFNTDDAKYIPTSAFEGDNVSEASENTPWYDGPSLLEALNDLPEPQPPTDAPLRLPIQDVYTISGIGTVPVGRIETGILNTGDNVSFQPSDVGGEVKTIEMHHEEVPKAEPGDNVGFNVRGIGKDDIRRGDVCGPADDPPSVAETFQAQVVVMQHPSVITAGYTPVFHAHTAQVACTIESIDKKIDPSSGEVAEENPDFIQSGDAAVVTVRPQKPLSIESSNEIPELGSFAIRDMGQTVAAGKVLSINER, from the coding sequence ATGAGTGACAAACCGCACCAGAACTTGGCCGTAATCGGCCACGTCGACCACGGTAAGAGCACGATGGTCGGGCGACTCCTCTACGAGACCGGGAGCGTCCCCGAACACGTCATCGAACAGCACAAGGAAGAAGCAGAAGAGAAGGGCAAGGGCGGCTTCGAGTTCGCCTACGTGATGGACAACCTCGCCGAGGAGCGAGAGCGTGGTGTCACCATCGACATCGCCCACCAGGAGTTCGACACCGACGAGTACTACTTCACTATCGTCGACTGTCCGGGCCACCGCGACTTCGTCAAGAACATGATTACTGGCGCGAGCCAGGCCGACAACGCGGTCCTCGTCGTCGCCGCCGACGACGGTGTCCAGCCGCAGACCCAGGAGCACGTTTTCCTGGCTCGTACCCTCGGCATCGACGAACTCATCATCGCGGTCAACAAGATGGACCTCGTCGACTACGACGAGAACAAGTACAAGGCCGTCGTTGACGAGGTCAACGAACTGCTCCAGCAGGTCCGCTTCAACACGGACGACGCCAAGTACATCCCGACCTCGGCCTTCGAAGGCGACAACGTCTCCGAAGCCTCCGAGAACACGCCCTGGTACGATGGCCCGAGCCTGCTCGAGGCCCTCAACGATCTGCCGGAGCCGCAGCCGCCGACGGACGCGCCGCTGCGCCTCCCGATTCAGGACGTTTACACGATTTCCGGCATCGGTACGGTCCCGGTCGGCCGTATCGAGACCGGCATCCTCAACACCGGCGACAACGTCTCGTTCCAGCCGTCTGACGTCGGTGGCGAGGTCAAGACCATCGAGATGCACCACGAAGAGGTCCCCAAGGCCGAGCCCGGTGACAACGTTGGCTTCAACGTCCGTGGCATCGGTAAGGACGACATCCGCCGTGGTGACGTCTGTGGTCCCGCTGACGACCCGCCGTCGGTCGCCGAGACCTTCCAGGCGCAGGTCGTCGTCATGCAGCACCCGTCGGTCATCACCGCTGGCTACACGCCGGTCTTCCACGCCCACACGGCGCAGGTCGCGTGTACCATCGAGTCCATCGACAAGAAAATCGACCCCTCCTCCGGCGAGGTCGCCGAGGAGAACCCGGACTTCATCCAGTCCGGCGACGCCGCTGTCGTGACGGTCCGACCCCAGAAGCCGCTCAGCATCGAGTCCTCGAACGAGATCCCGGAGCTGGGCAGCTTCGCCATCCGTGACATGGGTCAGACCGTCGCGGCCGGCAAGGTCCTCAGCATCAACGAGCGATAA
- a CDS encoding homoserine dehydrogenase — protein sequence MKLAVLGAGAVGTSVVELAGEYGHDIVAVADSSTAAVDEEGLNAEDVLSRKRSRGVVGDADVEAALAADYDVLVEATPTTLGDAEPGFSHVERALERDRHVVLANKGPVAERYEDVRQLDADSQGSVLFEAAVGGAIPVLSTIDDLNGQVTAARGVLNGTANFILSRMAAEGLDYEHVLAEAQDLGVAEADPTFDVEGTDAALKCVILANVLYDETYTLEDAEVEGIADLPGSPLELAAEDGRTIRLIGEVADGEVRVGPRLVPENGTLAVSGTLNIVQLETKHAGRLNISGRGAGGPETASAVLADVGRLPPRE from the coding sequence ATGAAACTCGCCGTACTGGGTGCCGGCGCGGTCGGCACCTCCGTCGTCGAGTTGGCCGGCGAATACGGCCACGACATCGTCGCAGTCGCCGACTCCTCGACGGCCGCCGTCGACGAGGAGGGCCTCAATGCCGAGGACGTCCTCTCCCGAAAGCGGAGTCGCGGTGTCGTCGGCGACGCCGACGTCGAGGCGGCGCTTGCAGCCGACTACGACGTCCTCGTCGAAGCAACGCCGACGACGCTCGGCGACGCCGAACCCGGCTTCTCCCACGTCGAGCGCGCGCTGGAGCGTGACCGCCACGTCGTCCTCGCCAACAAGGGACCGGTCGCCGAACGCTACGAGGACGTTCGGCAACTGGATGCCGACTCGCAGGGGTCGGTACTGTTCGAGGCCGCGGTCGGCGGTGCGATTCCGGTACTGTCGACCATCGACGACCTCAACGGGCAGGTCACGGCGGCCCGCGGCGTCCTCAACGGGACGGCCAACTTCATCCTCAGTCGGATGGCCGCCGAGGGACTGGACTACGAGCACGTGCTGGCCGAGGCCCAGGACCTCGGGGTCGCGGAAGCCGACCCCACCTTCGACGTGGAGGGCACCGACGCCGCGCTGAAGTGTGTCATCCTCGCGAACGTCCTCTACGACGAGACGTACACGCTCGAGGACGCCGAGGTCGAGGGCATCGCGGACCTGCCGGGAAGCCCGCTGGAGTTGGCGGCCGAGGACGGCCGGACGATTCGACTCATCGGCGAGGTTGCGGACGGCGAGGTTCGTGTCGGTCCCCGCCTCGTTCCCGAGAACGGCACGCTTGCGGTTTCGGGGACGCTGAACATCGTCCAACTGGAAACCAAACACGCCGGCCGCCTCAACATCTCGGGGCGGGGCGCCGGCGGGCCGGAGACGGCGAGTGCGGTGCTGGCGGACGTGGGGCGATTGCCGCCACGCGAGTGA
- a CDS encoding amino acid-binding protein → MSEADVRSYTVRLELVDEPGELLRALEPIANNGGNLLSIFHERGNLTPRGHIPVEVDLEATQSQFDVIVDALRDAGVNIIQAGAERYSEELTVVLVGHLVDTDLSDTLQRFQECGGVSVADVSLSAPQGTENPSSARLRIVASEGQTSDALTTVREIADEKDLRVIEPLTEGSQ, encoded by the coding sequence ATGAGCGAGGCGGACGTGCGGTCCTACACGGTGCGTCTCGAACTCGTCGACGAACCCGGTGAACTACTGCGCGCGCTCGAACCCATCGCCAACAACGGTGGGAACCTCCTCTCGATATTCCACGAGCGTGGCAACCTCACACCCCGGGGACACATCCCCGTCGAGGTCGACCTCGAAGCGACCCAATCGCAGTTCGACGTCATCGTCGACGCGCTTCGGGACGCCGGCGTCAATATCATTCAGGCGGGCGCCGAGCGGTACAGCGAGGAACTGACGGTGGTGTTGGTCGGCCATCTCGTCGATACCGACCTGTCGGATACCCTTCAGCGGTTCCAGGAGTGTGGCGGCGTCTCCGTGGCTGACGTCTCGCTTTCGGCGCCGCAGGGCACCGAAAACCCCTCCAGCGCACGGCTTCGAATCGTCGCCAGCGAGGGCCAGACGTCCGATGCCCTGACGACCGTCCGTGAAATAGCCGACGAGAAGGACCTGCGCGTCATCGAACCGCTGACGGAGGGGTCCCAATGA